From Pelosinus fermentans DSM 17108, the proteins below share one genomic window:
- a CDS encoding HipA family kinase gives MLTAVEYLGSVGVGVTVPRVFRADDGNIYVVKLQSNPMGTKVLVNEYIACWFGERMELCFPPSDLIQIEEQVLKKNKSLRATGLRAKIHFASQYIPSNKYVVRTNLSKASNKSAMAGVMLFDHMFHNIDRTKNRKNLLVRLQDSAYVLYAIDNSHLFVRGRWNIKTLEKLAEKIVVNRRRAYGWLLTYFFTSGDFSPYAARVREIKKEDLVQLVESIPQEWLPKIEERDALFNYMLRRCQMVDQIVLRLCQSIPDVNRRTHFY, from the coding sequence GTGCTTACTGCTGTTGAATATCTTGGCTCAGTGGGAGTGGGAGTAACAGTACCCCGTGTATTTCGTGCGGATGATGGTAATATTTATGTTGTTAAATTACAAAGTAATCCCATGGGTACGAAAGTATTGGTGAATGAATATATAGCATGCTGGTTTGGTGAACGAATGGAGCTGTGTTTCCCTCCAAGTGATCTCATTCAGATCGAGGAGCAGGTCTTAAAAAAAAATAAATCGCTGCGAGCTACTGGTTTACGCGCTAAGATTCATTTTGCCAGTCAATATATACCAAGTAATAAATATGTTGTAAGGACAAATCTATCTAAGGCAAGTAATAAGAGCGCGATGGCAGGAGTGATGTTGTTTGATCATATGTTTCATAATATTGATCGAACAAAGAACCGTAAAAATCTGTTAGTACGTTTACAAGATTCTGCTTATGTGCTATACGCTATCGATAATTCCCATTTGTTTGTACGTGGACGATGGAATATTAAAACGTTAGAAAAATTGGCAGAAAAAATTGTTGTAAACCGGCGTAGAGCATATGGCTGGCTGTTGACTTATTTTTTTACTTCTGGAGATTTTAGCCCTTATGCTGCTAGAGTTAGGGAGATTAAAAAGGAAGATTTAGTCCAGCTAGTAGAATCGATCCCCCAGGAATGGCTGCCTAAAATTGAGGAACGAGATGCACTTTTCAATTATATGCTTAGAAGATGTCAGATGGTGGATCAGATTGTTTTACGGTTATGCCAGTCAATTCCGGATGTAAACAGGCGTACCCACTTTTACTAA
- a CDS encoding L,D-transpeptidase family protein: protein MNVRTLYLSHRLASIAFEEESEHPLIGEIQQLLLHKNLYQGPIHQKYDTQTIRGITLFQEKENLPATGIVDPLTYCRLHQATTTTITPLSPAAKRADFSLPRANILITTSSRQLTLFNGNTPIHQYPVGIGKLTTPTPLGNYAIALKVMNPGGVLGTRWLGLNYDSYGIHGTNRPWLIGTMVSNGCIRMHNQNVEQIYPLVKVGTPVYIRN from the coding sequence GTGAATGTTCGTACACTCTATTTGTCTCACAGGTTAGCATCCATTGCCTTTGAAGAAGAAAGTGAACATCCCCTCATTGGGGAAATACAACAATTGTTGCTCCATAAGAATCTATACCAGGGACCGATTCATCAGAAATACGATACCCAGACCATTCGTGGAATTACTTTATTTCAAGAAAAAGAAAACTTACCCGCAACTGGCATCGTAGATCCTCTCACCTATTGCCGTTTGCATCAGGCAACTACCACGACCATTACTCCCCTATCACCAGCCGCCAAAAGAGCGGATTTCTCTTTGCCAAGGGCTAATATTCTAATTACAACCTCATCTCGTCAACTAACACTATTTAATGGCAATACACCAATACATCAATATCCGGTAGGTATTGGTAAACTAACAACCCCCACGCCACTGGGAAACTATGCAATTGCACTCAAAGTCATGAATCCTGGAGGCGTCTTAGGAACTCGCTGGTTAGGTCTCAATTATGATTCGTATGGAATTCATGGAACAAATCGTCCCTGGCTGATTGGCACCATGGTCTCAAATGGCTGTATTCGCATGCATAATCAAAATGTAGAGCAAATCTACCCTTTAGTAAAAGTGGGTACGCCTGTTTACATCCGGAATTGA
- a CDS encoding chemotaxis protein CheW has product MEDIKLENELQLVTFKLASEEYGLPITKVQEINRLLPITKLPQTPSFMEGIINLRGRIIPVIDLRKRFQLPITEHNDDTRIIVVEINGQTVGVTVDAVTEVVRLSAADVEDPPASIAVDSRYINGVGKIDDRLIILLDSNQVLTAQEEIAVKQLND; this is encoded by the coding sequence ATGGAAGATATAAAATTAGAAAATGAATTGCAGTTGGTCACATTTAAACTGGCCAGTGAGGAATATGGGCTTCCGATTACGAAAGTTCAGGAAATTAACCGTTTATTGCCAATTACCAAATTACCTCAGACACCTTCGTTTATGGAGGGAATTATTAATCTTAGAGGCCGTATTATCCCTGTTATCGATTTAAGAAAAAGATTTCAATTGCCGATTACGGAGCATAATGATGATACACGTATTATCGTTGTAGAAATTAATGGACAAACAGTAGGTGTGACTGTTGATGCTGTGACAGAAGTCGTGCGGCTAAGTGCTGCAGATGTAGAGGATCCTCCTGCTTCCATCGCTGTAGATTCTCGTTATATTAATGGCGTAGGTAAGATTGACGATCGCTTAATTATTTTATTGGATAGCAATCAAGTTTTAACAGCACAAGAGGAAATTGCTGTTAAACAATTAAATGATTAG